Proteins encoded together in one Quercus lobata isolate SW786 chromosome 3, ValleyOak3.0 Primary Assembly, whole genome shotgun sequence window:
- the LOC115982960 gene encoding pentatricopeptide repeat-containing protein At1g05670, mitochondrial: MNRCSIFFSDHCFRVFSHRSHLGFASNYLPLFCLRRFLSQGHSISGSTDARPFPDYSPKKPTIRDSEFIHQISTVIKLRRSEPLRRILKPYESKFRPDHLIWVLMDIKNDYKLVLDFFDWVCLQRDPTLEARCIVVQIAVASKDLKLAHELIREFWAKPNLDIGLSYSHFVDRLIYTYKDWGSEPYVFDIFFQVLVEAGLFNEARKFFDKLSNYGLIISVKSCNLLLTCLSNNSDGIEMAIKVFNEYPESGVCWNTASYNIIIHSLCQLGKIKEAHNSLVQMELRGLMPDVVSYGTIISGYCHLGELKKVLKLIEEMQIKGLKSNPYTYNSIILLLCKAGKVVEAEKVFREMMNKGIFPDNVVYTTLVDGFCKLGNVPTAYRLLDEMKARKIVPDCIAYTAIIHGFCQTGKMMEAVKLFREMISGGLEPDEFTYTALIDGYCKAGEMKEAFALHNQMVQTGITPNVVTYTALADGLCKRGEVDTANELLHEMREKGLQLNVCTYNSIVNGLCKAGNLVQAVKLMKEMEMAGFHPDTITYTTLMDAYCKMGEMATAHELLREMLDKGLQPTIVTFNVLMNGFCMSGMLDDGERLLKWMLEKGIKPNATTYNSLMKHYCIRNNMRATTEIYKCMSAQGVMPDSNTYNILIKGHCKARNMKEAWFLHREVVEKGFDLTASSYNSLIRGFYKRKKFMEARELFEEMRKQGLTAEKDIYNIFVDMNFEEGNMEITLELCDEAIEKCLVDKAMNENT, encoded by the coding sequence ATGAACAGGTGCTCCATCTTCTTCTCAGACCATTGTTTTCGAGTCTTCTCTCATCGGTCACACTTGGGTTTTGCTTCAAATTATTTGCCTCTCTTCTGTCTAAGAAGATTTCTGAGCCAGGGACATTCCATCTCAGGCTCAACTGATGCCAGACCTTTTCCTGATTATTCCCCCAAAAAACCAACCATCAGAGACTCTGAATTCATACATCAGATCTCAACAGTAATAAAACTACGCCGCTCTGAGCCTCTCCGCCGCATTCTAAAGCCTTATGAATCCAAGTTCAGGCCTGACCACCTAATTTGGGTTCTCATGGATATTAAGAATGACTATAAactggttttggatttttttgacTGGGTGTGCCTACAGAGAGACCCAACACTAGAAGCCCGTTGTATTGTTGTTCAAATTGCAGTGGCATCAAAGGATCTAAAATTGGCTCATGAGCTTATTCGTGAGTTTTGGGCAAAACCCAATTTAGACATTGGTCTTTCATACTCTCATTTTGTTGACAGGTTGATATACACTTATAAGGACTGGGGTTCAGAGCCCTATGTATTTGATATTTTCTTTCAAGTCCTTGTTGAAGCTGGGTTGTTCAATGAAGCAAGGAAATTCTTTGACAAACTGTCGAATTATGGGTTGATTATCTCTGTTAAATCTTGTAACCTATTACTTACTTGTCTCTCAAACAATTCTGATGGGATTGAGATGGCAATAAAGGTTTTCAACGAATATCCTGAATCAGGCGTTTGTTGGAACACTGCATCATATAATATCATTATTCACTCCCTTTGTCAATTAGGGAAGATAAAAGAAGCCCACAATTCACTTGTGCAAATGGAGTTGAGGGGTTTAATGCCTGATGTAGTAAGTTATGGTACCATCATAAGTGGTTATTGTCATCTTGGCGAACTGAAGAAGGTTTTGAAACTTATTGAGGAAATGCAAATAAAGGGATTGAAGTCAAACCCCTACACCTACAACAGTATAATACTTCTTCTGTGTAAGGCTGGTAAAGTAGTTGAAGCAGAGAAGGTATTCAGGGAGATGATGAACAAGGGCATTTTTCCAGATAATGTGGTATACACAACTCTTGTTGATGGTTTCTGCAAGTTGGGTAATGTTCCAACTGCATATAGGCTGCTTGATGAAATGAAGGCTAGGAAAATTGTTCCTGATTGTATAGCATATACAGCTATTATCCATGGGTTTTGCCAGACTGGAAAAATGATGGAAGCAGTTAAACTGTTCCGTGAAATGATTAGTGGAGGGTTGGAACCTGATGAATTTACTTACACAGCGCTTATTGATGGTTATTGCAAGGCAGGTGAGATGAAAGAGGCCTTTGCTCTTCACAACCAAATGGTTCAGACAGGGATTACCCCAAATGTTGTCACTTACACTGCACTTGCTGATGGCCTTTGTAAAAGAGGTGAGGTAGACACTGCAAATGAGCTTCTTCATGAGATGCGTGAAAAGGGCCTTCAACTTAATGTATGCACTTACAACTCAATTGTTAATGGTCTTTGTAAAGCTGGAAATCTAGTGCAAGCAGTAAAGCTGATGAAAGAAATGGAGATGGCAGGGTTCCATCCTGATACTATTACTTATACCACTCTCATGGACGCTtattgtaagatgggggagaTGGCTACGGCGCATGAGCTTCTGCGGGAGATGCTGGATAAAGGTCTTCAACCTACAATTGTCACATTCAATGTGCTCATGAATGGGTTTTGTATGTCAGGAATGTTGGACGATGGTGAGAGGCTACTAAAATGGATGTTGGAGAAGGGCATAAAGCCAAATGCGACCACCTATAATTCTCTTATGAAGCATTACTGCATTAGAAATAATATGCGTGCCACAACTGAGATTTACAAGTGCATGTCTGCGCAAGGAGTGATGCCTGATAGCAACACTTATAACATTCTAATAAAGGGGCATTGCAAAGCAAGGAATATGAAAGAGGCTTGGTTTTTGCACAGGGAGGTGGTTGAGAAGGGATTTGATCTCACAGCTAGTTCCTACAATTCCCTTATCAGAGGTTTTTATAAGAGGAAGAAATTTATGGAGGCTAGGGAACTATTTGAAGAGATGAGAAAACAAGGATTGACTGCAGAGAAAGATATATACAACATTTTTGTCGATATGAACTTTGAAGAAGGGAACATGGAAATCACTCTTGAGCTTTGTGATGAGGCAATAGAGAAATGTCTAGTGGATAAAGCTATGAATGAAAATACATAG